DNA from Methylobacterium currus:
CTCGATCGCGCCGCTCGCCCTGCCGGAGATCGTCTACCACCATGTCGAGCTACCGGTGCACGACGTGCTGGTGGCGGAGGGCCTGCCCGCCGAGAGCTACCTGGACTGCGGCAACCGGGCGACCTTCGCCAACCATGACGGCCCGGTCAGCCTGCATCCGGACTTCGTGGCGGTGGCGCTGAACCTGGAACTGGCCTGTGCGCCGGTCGTCCTCCACGGCCCGGTCCTCGACCGCGTCCGGGCGCGGCTCGCCACGCAGGAGGCCGAGTCCCGGGCCGAGGCCAAATCCCCGGCGGAGTCCCAGGTCCAGGCCGCGGCAAAGCCGGAGCGCTCGCTCCTCGCGCGTTTCCTGCGGCGGGCCTGAGCCGCGCCGGCCGCCCCGACGAACCCGGCCTGCGGCGCCCCACCCCGGCGCGCCGCGGGCGCAGGTCTGTCCAAAGAAAAATTCCTTTTTGAATCAAGCGCGAGATCCCCTCTCCCGTGTGGGGGAGGGGGAGGGGTGAGGGTGGCTCGGCCTCAGGATAAAGCACCGATGGCGAGCTGCGCAGCTCGACGGTTCTGGGTCGTTGCGGAACCCGAGCCTCTTCTTTCCCCGACATCCCTGCGCCCGCCATCGGGGATGCCCCCGTCGTTCGAACCCGTCAGCCCCTCCGGCAGAGACGATCCCGCCCCGCGCCCCCGCCATGACCCAGTCCCGCGACCACACGCTCATCGCAGGCTCGGGCCTGTTCGACGTCAATTACTACCTGCTCGAATCGCCCGACGTCGTGGCGGATGGGTGTGATCCGCTGGTGCATTTCTGCCGGTTCGGCGCCCGCGAGGGCCGGCGCCCGAATCTCTACCTCGATCCGGCCTGGTACGCGGCGCTCTATCTCGGCGGGAATCCCGAGGGCGTGAACCCGGTCTGCCACTACATCCGGATCGGCGAGCGGGCAGGCTTCCGGCCGGCCTGCACCTTCGATCCGGCCTGGTACGCCCGCACCTATGGCCTGGCGCCCGGCACCTCGGCGTTGCGGCACTACCTCACCCATCGCCGCAGCCAGCTTTACGCGCCGAACGCGCTGTTCGACATCGCGTTCTACCTGGAGCGCTACGGCGCCGAGATCGGCCCCAACCGCGACGCCTTCGCGCATCTCCTCCGCCACGGCGCGCGGCGGGACCTGGATGCGTCGCCCAACTTCGACGCCGGGGCCTATCGGGCGCGGCACCGGATCCCGTCGGCGCCCGCCTCGGCCCTCATCGCCGACCAGGAGGCGTGCAACCCCCTGATCCACCGCCTCAAGCGGGAGGCCGAAGACGAACACGCCCAGCGTCAGGCCGCGGGACGGCCCGCCTGGTGGCGGCGGCTCCTGCGCAACGGCTGATTGCGGGACGCCGGCCGGGAGCCGGCCGGCGTCCCGCCCAGTCGTGCCTCAATAGGGCTTCGGCTTCACCAGCGTGCCGCGGCTGGAGAGGAACGCCACCGCGATCCACGGACAGACGAAGACCAGGAAGAACAGCAAGCCCATCACGAGCCTCCTTTCGGGTGTGCCACGTTCAACCCCATCAATGCCGCGCGGCCGGCGGGGGTTGCACGCCGGTGCGCGACGAGAACCGCGGCCTACTCGGCCCCGGCCGGCTCGTCAGTGTCCCGGGCGCGGTGGAGCAGGAAGATCGACACCACCATCACCAGGATCAGCCCGGCGAGGACGCCGAGCTCGATCATCGAGGCACGGAACAGCGCCTCCTTCTGCGGAGTCCAGGCCGCTTCGTGCATCTGCTCGGCGGTCTGCAGGGTGAGGACGAGGACGCGCCGGATCGAGGCGATCAGCCCGACGATGAGGAACGGCTCGCAGGTCAGCCGCCCCGAGCGCATCGACACCCGCACGGTGTGCAGGATCTCGACCAGCATCAGCAGGAACAGCAGCCGGTCGACCACGTCGAGGAGCTGCGCGGCGGCGCCCACCGACGAGATCGCCTTGACCGTCATGCCGGCGGCATCGACCAGCGCCATCACGGCGGTGAGCGCCAGGAGCACCCCGAGCGCGGCGTAGATCGCGTGCTCGGTGTGCAGGAAGACGAAGGCGGAGAGCCGCGTCAGGCGCCCGCCTTCCTCCTCGGCCTTCTCCAGTTTCGCGGGCTCGACCATGGCTGTCTCCGGGGCGTGGCGGGTCGGTCGGGGTCAGCGCGGGGGGGCCAGCGCAGGGAGAGGTCAACGCAGCGTCCTGGGCATGCGGAACGGCAGCATCAGGCGCACCAGCGGGTTCGTGAACCGGTCGAGGTCGAGGGCCTCGTGGACCGGCTGCACCGCCTCGCCGCAGATCCGCGCCGAGAGCAGCGAGCGGGAATAGAACGGCGCGTCCTCGAACCGGCGCACCACCGAGGCTCGACCGTCGTCGCTGCGGGTGGCCCGGGGCAGGCGCCAGAGCGTCGGCGGCAGGGCGGCCGGACCGGGCGGCTCGATCGCGCGCGGCGTGCCGTCCGGGTCGAAGCGCAGGGACAAATTCTGGCGGCTGCCGTCGCGGCGGAGCACGTCGTAGAGGATCGCCGCGCCGTGCGAGAGCGTCGAGCGCGACCAGGTCCAGCTCCGGAACGAGTCCTCGAGCGGCACGTCGCCGTCGTTGGTGTCGAAATAGGCGTGGCCGTTCCAGCGCAGGGACGGCCGGTCGAGCGCCACCTCGATCCGCGAGGAGGGCGCGAGCGGCCACCAGCGGTGGCGCCCCTCCGCGTCGAGGGTGAAGGGGCCGGGTGTGATCCCGGCCGGCCGCACCCGGATGGTGCCGGAGAGCCGCGAGGGCAGGGGGCTCGTCACCTCGTCGACCCGGATGGTCAGCACGGTGCCGTCCCAGTGCAGCGCGCTCGGCCCGATGGCGAGGGAGGTCGCGTCGCGGGCGACGCTGCCGCGGCGGCGCTCGGTCATCGCCCAGGCCTTGGGCCGGCCATAGAGCACCACGTTGACGGCCGAGTGGTCGATCGGGTCCTTGCGCCCGCTCCAGGCGTAGTAGGGCGAGAACACGCTGCCGAGGAACGCGATGACCGTGATCCCGTGCCGCCCGTCGTCGCTGACGCCGTCGACGTACCACCAGGCATAGCCGCCGGGCGGAACGGTCAGGTCGAACCGAGGTCCCGGAGCACGCTCGCCGCCGCGAGCCGGCCCGATTGCGCCGCCATCGGCACGCCCGGCCCCGGATGGACGCTGCCCCCCGCGAGGTAGAGGCCCGGCAGCCGCGTGCGCGCCCCCGGCCGGCGGAACGACGCCATCCAGCCGTGCGAGGCCCGGCCGTAGAGCGCCCCGCCCGTCGCCGGGAACAGCGCCTCGAACTCCGCCGGCGTCGTCACGTTCCGCGCCGTCTCGCTGATCGTCAGGCCGCAGGCGGAGAGCCGCCGGATCATCGTGTCGTGGCATCGGGCGATCTCCTCGGAGGGGAA
Protein-coding regions in this window:
- a CDS encoding phosphate-starvation-inducible PsiE family protein encodes the protein MVEPAKLEKAEEEGGRLTRLSAFVFLHTEHAIYAALGVLLALTAVMALVDAAGMTVKAISSVGAAAQLLDVVDRLLFLLMLVEILHTVRVSMRSGRLTCEPFLIVGLIASIRRVLVLTLQTAEQMHEAAWTPQKEALFRASMIELGVLAGLILVMVVSIFLLHRARDTDEPAGAE
- a CDS encoding carotenoid 1,2-hydratase, with product MTVPPGGYAWWYVDGVSDDGRHGITVIAFLGSVFSPYYAWSGRKDPIDHSAVNVVLYGRPKAWAMTERRRGSVARDATSLAIGPSALHWDGTVLTIRVDEVTSPLPSRLSGTIRVRPAGITPGPFTLDAEGRHRWWPLAPSSRIEVALDRPSLRWNGHAYFDTNDGDVPLEDSFRSWTWSRSTLSHGAAILYDVLRRDGSRQNLSLRFDPDGTPRAIEPPGPAALPPTLWRLPRATRSDDGRASVVRRFEDAPFYSRSLLSARICGEAVQPVHEALDLDRFTNPLVRLMLPFRMPRTLR